The genomic DNA GGCAGGGCGGTTCCTGCGGCAGCAGGGGATCGTTGTTCTGCGTGCCGCGCAGGGCCGCAGCGCCGAAGCCCTCGCCCACGCTGAAGCCCTTGACCGCGCCCACGCTCATGATGGCGTGGCCCAGCAGGGCTTCCAGCTTGTCAAACACGGGCTCGCCCAGGCCGGCGGGCACCTGCCGCGCCTCTACCCGCACGATGCCGCCCAGCGTGTCCCCGGCCTTGCGGGCCGCGGCCACAACCTTATCCCACAGCGCGGGCATGGCCTCCGTGGCCGCGCAATACGGGCGGTTGCGCGCGCCTTCCAGGTCCAGCGCGGCCCAGTCCTGCACAGCCACGCCGCCCAGGGCCACACAGGCCCCCAGCACCTCCACCCCGCGCAGGGCCAGAATCTTGCGCGCAATGACGCCGCCCGCCACCCGCGCGGCCGTTTCCCGCCCGGAAGCCCGGCCGCCGCCGCGGTAATCGCGCACGCCGTTGTATTTTTTGAAATAGCCCCAGTCCGCCTGCCCCGGCCGAAACACCTCGGCCAGGTTGCCGTAGTCCTGCGAGCGCTGGTCCTCATTGGCGATGTAAAAGGCAATGGAGGTGCCCGTGGTCACGCCCTCAAACACGCCCGAAAGCAGCCGCACCGCGTCCGCCTCCTTGCGCTTGGTGGCCGTGGGGCCCTGGCCGGGCTTGCGGCGATCCAGCTCTTTCTGGATATCCGCCTCGCAGAGCGGAATGCCCGCGGGGCAGCCGTCCAGCACGCCGCCCAGGCCGGGACCGTGCGATTCGCCGAATGTGGTCAGGCGCAGCGCGCGCCCAAAAGTGTTGCCTGCCATATGCGTCCTCGCTTTGTGGGGGGGAGGGAGGTTTTTGTGGGAGGAGGGGAACTTTTGTGAACAAAAGTTCCCCTCCCCCCACACCCCCCGCCCTTCAAAAAACTTTTTTCTCCTCAGGGAATGCGCCAGACGTACCCTGGATGGACAAATGCAGGGGAGATGTGCGCCCGCCGCCGTCAGCAGCAAAAAACGCCCGCCCGCAAGGCAGCATACCCTATCCGGGCCCGGTCCGAAACCGGTCGGCAAAAGGCCCCGATGCGGCTACTCCGGCTGCGCCAATTGCCGCAGCACGCCCGCATCCGCAGGCAGAAAATCCAGCTCGGCCGCCTCCGCCGGGCTGATCCAGCGCAACTGCTGCCCCTCTTCAGGGCAGGGCTCGCCGCTGAAGGCCGTCACATGAAAAAAGTGCAGCCGCACCTGCAGGCCGCGCTCCGCATAACAGTGCTCCACCGTGCGCCACAAGGCGGCCTGGCGCACGCCGATGCCCAGCTCCTCGGCCAGTTCCCGCCGCAAAGCCTGCTCCGGACGCTCCCCAGCCTCCACCTTGCCGCCGGGGAACTCCCAGTAACCCGCCAGGGGCTTGCCCTCCGGCCGCTGCGCCGCCAGAAACAGCCCACCCCGCCAGACTATGCCCGCCGCCACCGCAATCTGCCGCATGCCTTCGCTCCTGGGCAAAAGAATGTTGCGGGGGAAGGGAATCGTTTGAGCGCTGCTGTCTT from Desulfovibrio legallii includes the following:
- the aroC gene encoding chorismate synthase, which codes for MAGNTFGRALRLTTFGESHGPGLGGVLDGCPAGIPLCEADIQKELDRRKPGQGPTATKRKEADAVRLLSGVFEGVTTGTSIAFYIANEDQRSQDYGNLAEVFRPGQADWGYFKKYNGVRDYRGGGRASGRETAARVAGGVIARKILALRGVEVLGACVALGGVAVQDWAALDLEGARNRPYCAATEAMPALWDKVVAAARKAGDTLGGIVRVEARQVPAGLGEPVFDKLEALLGHAIMSVGAVKGFSVGEGFGAAALRGTQNNDPLLPQEPPCPGAARFASNHAGGILGGISSGQDIVLHAAVKPIASIAIRQQTVDKQGQAAEALIGGRHDLAAIPRIVPVLEAMTALTLADALLLQLRMDLTR
- a CDS encoding (deoxy)nucleoside triphosphate pyrophosphohydrolase, whose translation is MRQIAVAAGIVWRGGLFLAAQRPEGKPLAGYWEFPGGKVEAGERPEQALRRELAEELGIGVRQAALWRTVEHCYAERGLQVRLHFFHVTAFSGEPCPEEGQQLRWISPAEAAELDFLPADAGVLRQLAQPE